From Labrus bergylta chromosome 22, fLabBer1.1, whole genome shotgun sequence, one genomic window encodes:
- the snx15 gene encoding sorting nexin-15 isoform X2: MSRKPKDEYYRFFNVTDPRTHEKGHTEYKVSARFVSKRHPEDVKEVVVWRRFSELKKLHGELAYTHKNLFRREEEFPPFPRAQVFGRFDEAVIEERRTATEAMLLFTTSIPALYNSPQLKDFFRGGEVTRPLDPTPSSSEGTLPPPLIPLPERRASDCEPAEEEEGREAPTLPQDLGTNVGLEVGEPEVATEAYSEMGGSPREEEQEELSDTELNNSVPSPEPCPVRKHQSQESQEEFDSLFDSVAEERVPSPKEEGPPPLSDNDLAIFDPCHKQDESSPSCDYSELFSLPPSSLDGGDVGYLNQAATELTAAMEMEKEGEFNSAIRGYRMAVDILITGVQGDPDPVRKESVMRRTAQYLKHTEMLVDRHSSPTHTHTPTHTHTQAP; encoded by the exons ATGTCCCGAAAACCCAAAGACGAATATTACCGTTTTTTCAACGTGACCGACCCACGCACACACGAGAAAGGACACACCGAGTACAAAGTGTCAGCAAGG TTTGTGTCCAAGCGTCATCCCGAAGATGTGAAGGAGGTGGTCGTGTGGAGGAGGTTCTCGGAGTTGAAAAAGCTCCACGGAGAGTTGGCCTACACGCACAAGAACCTGttcagaagagaggaggagtttCCACCGTTCCCCCGCGCTCAAGTCTTTG GGAGGTTTGATGAAGCTGTGATTGAAGAGAGGAGGACAGCTACAGAGGCCATGCTTCTGTTTACTACCAGCATACCTGCACTCTACAACAGCCCACAGCTCAAGGACTTCTTCAGA ggtgGTGAGGTCACAAGGCCTCTGGATCCAACGCCGAGCTCCTCTGAGGGgactcttcctccccctctcatccCCCTTCCCGAGCGCAGGGCCTCAGACTGTGaacctgcagaggaggaggaagggagggaggcaCCAACCTTACCCCAAGACCTGGGAACCAACGTTGGATTGGAAGTGGGAGAACCGGAGGTCGCAACAGAGGCTTACAGCGAGATGGGAGGCTCCCCGAGAGAAGAGGAACAAGAGGAGCTTAGCGATACAGAGCTAAATAACAGCG TCCCGTCACCAGAGCCGTGCCCAGTGAGAAAACACCAGTCGCAAGAGTCCCAGGAAGAGTTTGATTCCCTGTTCGACTCTGTAGCAGAGGAACGAGTCCCATCCCCAAAGGAGGAAGGGCCACCTCCACTTTCTGATAATGACTTGGCTATCTTTGATCCCTGCCATAAACAAG ATGAATCCAGTCCCTCCTGCGACTACTCAGAGTTGTTCTCGTTGCCGCCATCCAGTCTGGACGGCGGTGACGTGGGCTACCTGAATCAAGCTGCGACTGAGCTCACTGCTGCTATGGagatggagaaggagggagaatTCAACTCAGCCATTCGTGGATACAGGATGGCGGTGGATATACTGATTACTGGAGTACAGG GAGACCCAGATCCCGTAAGAAAAGAGTCTGTGATGAGAAGGACGGCCCAGTATCTGAAGCACACAGAGATGTTGGTCGACAGGCACtcctcacccacacacactcacacgcctacacacacacatacacaggcccCTTAG
- the snx15 gene encoding sorting nexin-15 isoform X1, which yields MSRKPKDEYYRFFNVTDPRTHEKGHTEYKVSARFVSKRHPEDVKEVVVWRRFSELKKLHGELAYTHKNLFRREEEFPPFPRAQVFGRFDEAVIEERRTATEAMLLFTTSIPALYNSPQLKDFFRGGEVTRPLDPTPSSSEGTLPPPLIPLPERRASDCEPAEEEEGREAPTLPQDLGTNVGLEVGEPEVATEAYSEMGGSPREEEQEELSDTELNNSGIVPSPEPCPVRKHQSQESQEEFDSLFDSVAEERVPSPKEEGPPPLSDNDLAIFDPCHKQDESSPSCDYSELFSLPPSSLDGGDVGYLNQAATELTAAMEMEKEGEFNSAIRGYRMAVDILITGVQGDPDPVRKESVMRRTAQYLKHTEMLVDRHSSPTHTHTPTHTHTQAP from the exons ATGTCCCGAAAACCCAAAGACGAATATTACCGTTTTTTCAACGTGACCGACCCACGCACACACGAGAAAGGACACACCGAGTACAAAGTGTCAGCAAGG TTTGTGTCCAAGCGTCATCCCGAAGATGTGAAGGAGGTGGTCGTGTGGAGGAGGTTCTCGGAGTTGAAAAAGCTCCACGGAGAGTTGGCCTACACGCACAAGAACCTGttcagaagagaggaggagtttCCACCGTTCCCCCGCGCTCAAGTCTTTG GGAGGTTTGATGAAGCTGTGATTGAAGAGAGGAGGACAGCTACAGAGGCCATGCTTCTGTTTACTACCAGCATACCTGCACTCTACAACAGCCCACAGCTCAAGGACTTCTTCAGA ggtgGTGAGGTCACAAGGCCTCTGGATCCAACGCCGAGCTCCTCTGAGGGgactcttcctccccctctcatccCCCTTCCCGAGCGCAGGGCCTCAGACTGTGaacctgcagaggaggaggaagggagggaggcaCCAACCTTACCCCAAGACCTGGGAACCAACGTTGGATTGGAAGTGGGAGAACCGGAGGTCGCAACAGAGGCTTACAGCGAGATGGGAGGCTCCCCGAGAGAAGAGGAACAAGAGGAGCTTAGCGATACAGAGCTAAATAACAGCGGTATAG TCCCGTCACCAGAGCCGTGCCCAGTGAGAAAACACCAGTCGCAAGAGTCCCAGGAAGAGTTTGATTCCCTGTTCGACTCTGTAGCAGAGGAACGAGTCCCATCCCCAAAGGAGGAAGGGCCACCTCCACTTTCTGATAATGACTTGGCTATCTTTGATCCCTGCCATAAACAAG ATGAATCCAGTCCCTCCTGCGACTACTCAGAGTTGTTCTCGTTGCCGCCATCCAGTCTGGACGGCGGTGACGTGGGCTACCTGAATCAAGCTGCGACTGAGCTCACTGCTGCTATGGagatggagaaggagggagaatTCAACTCAGCCATTCGTGGATACAGGATGGCGGTGGATATACTGATTACTGGAGTACAGG GAGACCCAGATCCCGTAAGAAAAGAGTCTGTGATGAGAAGGACGGCCCAGTATCTGAAGCACACAGAGATGTTGGTCGACAGGCACtcctcacccacacacactcacacgcctacacacacacatacacaggcccCTTAG